TCCCCACATTCCAAAATTCGCATTATTATTGCGGTAAGCGGAATAAAGGCATTAGCGTTCCCCTCTATTTAGCTTGCCATAATATTTGCAACCACCTTGATCACCATTATCACAAGCCTTACCAAACCATTCTTTAGCTAAAGATTTATTTACTTGAACACCTTTTCCTAAAAGATATGAGAATCCCAATATAGCTTGAGCATTTGCATGTCCCTGCTCCGCCGCTTTGCGAAACCACTTCACCGCTTCGGTATAATCTTGTCTTACACCACGCCCTTCAGTATAAGCCAAACCTAAATAAGCCTGAGCATTTGCATCTCCCTGCTCCGCCGCTTTGCGATACCATTTCACCGCTTCAAAATCATCTTGTTTGACGCCTTGCCCCTCAGCATACATCACGCCCAAATTAAATTGAACATTTGCATCTCCCTGCTCCGCCAGAGGTAACCAAAGTTTAAAGGCGGTTTGATAGTTGCTTTGCTCATAAGCGGTTAAACCTTGTTGGAATTGCTGTTCCAGCGTATCCGCCCAAGCGGTGGATTGAAAAGAAAATACAGAAGCACCTAAAAGTGCGGTGGTAAGAAGTGTTTTTGTGAGTTTCATTTTGTTTTCCTATTAAATTGAATGAATGGATAATCTTTTATTTTTATTCACTAAAATTGGCTTTGAACCATGATGAGGAACTTGCAAACCATAAACCCAATGAAAGGCTTGGGCGTCTCCCACTTGAATACGCCCACTTGAAAATAACCCTTGCCCTACATTCCAAAATTCGCATTGTAAAGTTGGCATTAGAGCTCCCCTCTATTTAGCTTGCCATAATATTCGCAGCCATTTTGATTACCATTATCACAAGCCTTACCAAACCATTCTTTGGCTAAAGATTTATTTACTTGAACACCTCTTTCTCCTAAAAGATATAAGAATCCCAATATAGCTTGAGCATCTGCATCTCCCTGCTCCGCCGCTTTGCGATACCAGTTCACTGCTTCAAAATCATCTTGTTTGACGCCTCGTCCCTTAGAATACATATGGCCCAAATTAAATTTAGCCTCTGCATATCCCTGCTCCGCCGCTTTGCGAAACCACTTCACCGCTTCAAAATCATCTTGTTTGACGCCTTGCCCCTTAGCATACATCACGCCCAAATTAAATTGAGCCTTTGCATATCCCTGCTCTGCCATAGGTAACCAAAGTTTAAAGGCGGTTTGATAGTTGCTTTGCTCATAAGCGGTTAAACCTTGTTGGAATTGCTGTTCCAGCGTATCCGCCCAAGCGGTGGATTGAAAAGAAAATACAGAAGCACCGAAAAGTGCGGTGGTAAGAAGTGTTTTTGTGAGTTTCATTTTGTTTTCCTATTAAATTGAATGAATGGATAATCTTTTATTTTTATTCACTAAAATTGGCTTTGAACCATGATGAGGAACTTGCAAACCATAAACCCAATGAAAGGCTGGGGCGTCTCCCATTTGAATACGCCCACTTGAAAATAACCCTTGCCCTACATTCCAAAATTCGCATTGTAAAGTTGGCATTAGAGCTCCCCTCTATTTAACTTGCCATAATATTCGCAACCATTTTGATCACCATTATCACAAGCCTTACCAAACCATTCTTTGGCTAAAGATTTATTTACTTGAACACCGCTTTGTCCTAAAAGATATGAGAATCCCAATATAGCTTGAGCATTTGCATATCCCTGCTCCGCCGCTTGGCGATACCACTTCACCGCTTCAAAATCATCTTGTTTGACGCCTATTCCTCTTGCATACATCACGCCCAACATCAATTGAGCCTCTGCATTTCCCTGCTCCGCCAGAGGTAACAAAAATTTAAAGGTGGTTTGATAATCGCCTCTCGTAGTGGCTTCAGAACCTTGTTGGAATTGCTGTTCCAGCGTATCCGCCCAAGCGGTGGATTGAAAAGAAAAGATAGAAGCACCTAAAAGTGCGGTGGTAAAAAGTGTTTTTGTGAATCGCATAGAAATCGTCCATTTATTAATCAACAATTGAAACAACCAAACATTTTTTGTTTAGCATTATGTTTTGTTGTACTCTCTGTAAAGAGAGTACAACACCCAGTATACTGGGTGTGAAATGATTAAAAATTGAACTATTTAATTAGGAGGGAATTGGGGGCTTAAGACTGAAAAAAGTGAGCAATTTTGCTCACTTTCTGCTATTAAATACGCACGACATCAAACTTCGCCAGATCAATTTCATCTTCTGTGCCATAAAATGCCACTAACGCCTTGCGTAACATTTCCGCTCGTTTTGGTAAACCTTTTTCCGCATAGATTTTCACTTGTTCATACACGGCTTGTTTAAAAGGCTGTGTATCGCCCGGATTGCCATTCAAATTATCCGCACTGGCAAAATAACGGAAACCTGCCGCCGTTGCCAAAATCCACTCTAATGCTTGCGGTTTAACTTCAACTTTTTCAAAATCACGCTGACGTTCTTCTGAACGTCCATCTGGCTCATACCAATAACCAAAATCTTCTAGTTTACGGCGTTCTTTGCCTGCCACTAACCAATGGGCAATTTCGTGCAATGCACTGCTGTAAAAGCCTCGCGCAAAATAAATCGCGTTATAAGGCACTTCATCATTTGCGGGTAAATAAATGGGCTCATCACCGCCTTTGACTAAGCGAGTGTTGTATTCCTCTTCAAAACATTGATTAAAAATTGCAATAATATCTTCTAATTTATGTTCCATGGTATCGACTCCTAAAAAACCGCGAGATTATATCACCAGAGGCTCATTTGTTCTTGTTTATTTTCTTCGGGTAAATTGACATGTAACCCAATCAAACGAATCGATCGCCCTTTTGCTCGCATAAAAATTTGAGGAAGTAATTGTTGATTTTTAAAATTTAAGGGGGTATATTCATGCAAGGCAGTTATTAAAAAAGCGGTGATAATCTCCCTGCCGCAGCCTACTTGAGGTGGCTCGTCCTGCTCAGGTGTCCGAGAGCGTGTGTAAGTGATCGGGAGCCTTACTTGATAACTGCCAATTTACCTTTCATTTTTTCTACTTCCTTGATATTAATCTCCCTTGCCGAAAGCACAAAAATTTCATTAAATTTAGATAAGTGCTTTATTACACCTAAAATACGCTGTTTCTCAAAGTTTTTGATAAAATAAAAACGATCATTATCTTGTAGAACAATATCAGGCTGATTAAATAAATCAGGGAAAAGTGCATAGCTTTCCAGTCCAAAATCTTGCCCATCACGGCTATTAAACTGTTTAATTAAAGTATCATCAGAAAGCCACACTGTGCCAGTTTTGCTTTTCAATAAATCCTTACTTTCCGCACTCAAGACACCTGCCGCAAATTTAAAATTTTTGGTAAGACTATCTCGCACCTGTAACATTTGATCAACAGTGAGTTTTTTTCCATCTAGGCTGAGCGTTTGTTTCATCTCCGCCATATGCTTTGCCAACAACTCAAAATCGTGCTTAAACTCCCCACCTTTCATCTCAACCTTCGCAAACGCATGCGCCAGTTTTTCAGGATAAAGATCCAAATTAGGCTTGTAGTTTAATCGCCCTACATTGTAATCAAAGCCTTTATCCGTCACACGTATCGTGCCATCAGGCAATTTAAACCCTACCGTCTTTTCACGATTACCTTGCTTATCTGCTGGGCGTTCTACTTCCACCAAAAATTCAGAACTGTCGTCAGGCTTATCAATCCCACGGCGTTTCAAATCTCTTTCGCCTAACCTTCCTGCGGTTCAGGAATCCCTAATTTATCCCACACCCAACTTTCCGAAATCTGCACGCCAATGCCCGTAAGTTTAGGGATGGCATCTGCAAATACCGATAAGTCTTCATATTCTTTTGTGTCAAACTCAAAATAAGGGATACGATGTGGCGCAATATTCGGATCAACATTAATTTGCAAATACGGCAAAATGATTTGTTGAGTGATAGTTTGCGCAAGGTGGCGCAATGACAAAACGTTGTGATCAGCCTATTTGTATTGAGTATGAAGAATGCGAACCGAATAAATACGGTGAGATTCGTAAGAAAATTGTGGGGGTAAAAAACAGATTCACAGAAAAGAAAATCATCACCAAATTAAAAAACTGGGTGATTAAATCAGCGAAAAGTGCGTTGGGTTCCACCGCACTTAATTCGGAGACCACCGAACAAACAAGGCGCATCGAGCCGCTTGGACTTGTGTCAATAACTGTAACCGTTCAAAAATTGAACATCAAGCTAATCTATTGATGTTGCCTATCGGTTCGCCATTAAAACCGTCACAAATTGACCTTTTAATGCTCCATGGACGGTTACAGCTTAATGACTATCGGTGGATTTGTTGTGAAAACGATGAAGTTTTCATTAAAGAAGAAAAAATTCCGTTGGCTCAAGCCTTTGGTTGGGGTCAGATCATAACCCGCCTTTGTTTTATAGCCTTCTGCCATATCAGGTGCGTAATAAGTATTTTGCAGAATACTGAGATCTCTATGGCCCGATATTTTGGCTAATACCATTACATCCACTTTTTCTGCCAATCGTTCACGGCGGGTGTCGTGAAAATGTAAATTGGCATTTTCAAGCCCTTCCATCTTTTTGAGCTTGCGGAAGTTGTGATCCAGTTGGCGTGCTTCCATTTGGAATACTCGCAGATCACTTTCTGTTTTTACCGAAGTAAGATGTTGTAAAATCGCTATTGCTTTTACCGAAAGAGGCACCGTGCTTGAATGTCCATTTTTAGTAATTGGCAAAAAGGCGGTGCGCTTTTCAAAATTGATATTATTCCAAGTTAAACTTGCTATTTCCCCTGCTCTCATTGCTGTCTCTATAGCAAAAAGAAATGCCGCCCCCGTGCAATTTTGTAAGGTTTTTGGCGGTTCAATATGTTCGACATCATAACCTGACACAAAAATCAGACGCTCAATTTCATGTTCATTATATCGACGAGTTCTTGGCGCTGGTGCTTTTGGTTTCTCAAGATATTTTAGGGGGGGGGCTGTTATAAAATCCCATTCAATCGTTTTGGCCATTAGAGCAGAAAGCGAACTACGTTCACGCAAAACTGTTGCTGGAGAGACTTCTTTTAATCGTTGATTTTACCACTCACGAAAGTGTGCTTTTCCTATTTCTTGTAAAGATATTGCGGCAAGCGGAGTTCGAGAAAGACGCAGTAGTCTTATGCGCTCTTCACGTTTCCCGTGCTTGGTTACAGTGACTTCTTTTAGATACTTATCAATCAGTTCATCCAATGTAATATCAGGGATTTCATTATACTTTCCTGATTCGAGCTGTTTTTCGAGCATTTCTGCCCATTTTTTGCGTCTGCTTGAGTCAAAAAAAGTAGCTGATTTGCTCACGCCAAACTTGCGCACTTGTGCGTGCCAACGCTTGCCATTCTTGATAATTGTCGCCATTGTTTATTCCATAAAAATGTGTGCAATACACGTGTGCAAAAATATGTGCAATGGAGTATAGAACAGATCGAAATCGATCCCAATCGGTATAAAAATACTACCTTTTAGGCGATTTTGATATAAAAAAGAAGGTATGTTTTAGTGTGTGAAATTATATAAGCTATTGTTTTTACTTATATTTTATCTATTTCTATCTGAAAATTGGGGAATAGAGAAAAATAGAGATGGTGCGACTAGCTGGACTCGAACCAGTGACCCCCACCATGTCAAGGTGGTGCTCTAACCAACTGAGCTATAGTCGCACTGTGTGAAGTAGTCGTGATTATAGATATTTTTAACTTGAACACAAGTATTTTTCTTAAAACCCGATATAACTGGCAAAAAAGTAAACAAAACCAGCTTAAATAACTGAGCCGTTTTTGATTTCCAAAAGTTTTAAGCGTATAATGTGCACCGATTTTTTATCTGGCTAATATATGTAGCGAAGTAAAATAACACCTTTAAAATTTTGTAATTATTGACGGAGTAAATAATGTCTAGAAGACTAAGAAGAACGAAGATTGTATGTACTATGGGCCCATCAACTGACCGTGATAACAATCTTGAAAAAATTATCGCAGCGGGCGCAAACGTAGTTCGTATGAACTTCTCTCACGGTACACCTGATGACCATATCGGACGTGCTGAACGTGTACGTTCTATTGCGAAAAAATTAGGTAAAACCGTGGCAATCTTAGGTGATTTACAAGGTCCTAAAATTCGTGTTTCTACTTTTAAAGACGGTAAAATTTTCTTAAACGTTGGCGATAAATTCATTCTTGATGCAGAATTACCAAAAGGCGAAGGCACTCAAGAATCCGTTGGTTTAGACTATAAAACGCTTCCTCAAGATGTTGTGCCGGGCGATATTCTTTTATTAGATGATGGCCGTGTTCAATTAAAAGTATTATCAACTGATGGTGCAAAAGTTTTCACTGAAGTTACTGTTGGTGGTCCATTATCAAATAATAAAGGTATCAATAAATTAGGTGGCGGTTTATCTGCGGATGCCCTAACAGAAAAAGATAAAGCCGACATTATTACCGCTGCACGCATTGGTGTTGATTTCTTAGCCGTTTCTTTCCCTCGTTCAAGTGCAGATTTAAATTATGCACGTGAACTTGCTCAACAAGCAGGTTTAAATGCAAAAATCGTTGCTAAAGTTGAACGTGCAGAAACCGTTGCTAATGACGAAGCCATGGACGATATTATTTTAGCATCCGATGTAATTATGGTTGCTCGTGGTGACTTAGGTGTAGAAATCGGCGATCCTGAATTAGTCGGTGTACAGAAAAAATTAATTCGTCGTTCACGTCAATTAAATCGTGCTGTAATTACAGCGACTCAAATGATGGAATCAATGATTAGTAACCCAATGCCAACGCGTGCTGAAGTAATGGACGTTGCAAACGCAGTATTAGATGGAACTGATGCAGTTATGCTTTCTGCAGAAACAGCAGCCGGTCAATATCCTTCTGAAACAGTGGCAGCAATGGCTAGCGTATGTTTAGGTGCAGAAAAAATGCCAAGCATTAACGTTTCTCGTCACCGTATGGATAAAGAATTTGAAACCATTGAAGAGTCTGTTGCGATGTCTGCAATGTATGCAGCAAACCACATGAAAGGTGTAGCGGCAATCGTCACTTTAAGTAGCACAGGCCGTACTCCATTATTAATGTCACGCATTAGCTCTGGCTTACCAATCTTTGCTTTATCTCGTAATCAAGAAACCCTAAACCTTTGTGCACTATACCGCGGTGTAACACCAATTTATCACGGCGAAGAAAGTCGTACAGAAGCCGGTGCAAAAGCAGCACTTCAATCATTAAAAGAAAAAGGTTATTTATCTACTGGCGATTTAGTGCTGGTAACCCAAGGTGGTCAAGGTGCGACACAAACTAACGTATGTCGTACATTAATTGTTGAATAATCAACAATCTAAATATGTTAAAATAAAAGAGCGGTGGATTTTTCCACCGTTTTTTATTTCCTTTTTTCACCGCACTTTTCACTTAAATCCAATAGATATTTGCGGTATCATAGGCGACATTCTAGTATCGAAATAAGTCCTATGGCATCACAACCTCAAATTAAATCTTCAGACAAAAAAACAGCACAAGTTAGCATTCCTCCGCACTCAATTGAGGCTGAACAAGCCGTGTTGGGTGGCATCATGCTGAGCAATCAACATTGGGATGGCATTGCTGAACGTGTGATTGCTGACGATTTTTATACTTTTCAGCATCGTCTAATTTTTACAGAAATGGAACATCTAATGCGTAATCAATCACCTATTGATTTAATTACGCTAGATCAAGCCTTAAGAAGCCGTGGTGTAAGCGATGAAGTAGGTGGATTTGCCTATCTAGCAGAACTTTCCAATAATACTCCGAACGCCATTAATATTTTGGCTTATGCAGATATCGTGCGCGAGAAAGCCATATTACGAGAACTTATTTCGGTAGGAAATCGCATTGCTGAAAATAGCTATTCTCCTAAAGGGCAAGACATTAAGTTAATTCTTGATGAGGCTGAGCGTGAAGTATTTGCGATTGCAGAAAAACGTACGACTTCTAGCGAAGGCCCACAAAATGTGATCAATGTG
The nucleotide sequence above comes from Haemophilus influenzae. Encoded proteins:
- a CDS encoding tetratricopeptide repeat protein, whose amino-acid sequence is MKLTKTLLTTALLGASVFSFQSTAWADTLEQQFQQGLTAYEQSNYQTAFKLWLPLAEQGDANVQFNLGVMYAEGQGVKQDDFEAVKWYRKAAEQGDANAQAYLGLAYTEGRGVRQDYTEAVKWFRKAAEQGHANAQAILGFSYLLGKGVQVNKSLAKEWFGKACDNGDQGGCKYYGKLNRGER
- a CDS encoding tetratricopeptide repeat protein, which produces MKLTKTLLTTALFGASVFSFQSTAWADTLEQQFQQGLTAYEQSNYQTAFKLWLPMAEQGYAKAQFNLGVMYAKGQGVKQDDFEAVKWFRKAAEQGYAEAKFNLGHMYSKGRGVKQDDFEAVNWYRKAAEQGDADAQAILGFLYLLGERGVQVNKSLAKEWFGKACDNGNQNGCEYYGKLNRGEL
- a CDS encoding tetratricopeptide repeat protein; the encoded protein is MRFTKTLFTTALLGASIFSFQSTAWADTLEQQFQQGSEATTRGDYQTTFKFLLPLAEQGNAEAQLMLGVMYARGIGVKQDDFEAVKWYRQAAEQGYANAQAILGFSYLLGQSGVQVNKSLAKEWFGKACDNGDQNGCEYYGKLNRGEL
- a CDS encoding elongation factor P hydroxylase translates to MEHKLEDIIAIFNQCFEEEYNTRLVKGGDEPIYLPANDEVPYNAIYFARGFYSSALHEIAHWLVAGKERRKLEDFGYWYEPDGRSEERQRDFEKVEVKPQALEWILATAAGFRYFASADNLNGNPGDTQPFKQAVYEQVKIYAEKGLPKRAEMLRKALVAFYGTEDEIDLAKFDVVRI
- a CDS encoding site-specific integrase — translated: MAKTIEWDFITAPPLKYLEKPKAPAPRTRRYNEHEIERLIFVSGYDVEHIEPPKTLQNCTGAAFLFAIETAMRAGEIASLTWNNINFEKRTAFLPITKNGHSSTVPLSVKAIAILQHLTSVKTESDLRVFQMEARQLDHNFRKLKKMEGLENANLHFHDTRRERLAEKVDVMVLAKISGHRDLSILQNTYYAPDMAEGYKTKAGYDLTPTKGLSQRNFFFFNENFIVFTTNPPIVIKL
- the pyk gene encoding pyruvate kinase; the encoded protein is MSRRLRRTKIVCTMGPSTDRDNNLEKIIAAGANVVRMNFSHGTPDDHIGRAERVRSIAKKLGKTVAILGDLQGPKIRVSTFKDGKIFLNVGDKFILDAELPKGEGTQESVGLDYKTLPQDVVPGDILLLDDGRVQLKVLSTDGAKVFTEVTVGGPLSNNKGINKLGGGLSADALTEKDKADIITAARIGVDFLAVSFPRSSADLNYARELAQQAGLNAKIVAKVERAETVANDEAMDDIILASDVIMVARGDLGVEIGDPELVGVQKKLIRRSRQLNRAVITATQMMESMISNPMPTRAEVMDVANAVLDGTDAVMLSAETAAGQYPSETVAAMASVCLGAEKMPSINVSRHRMDKEFETIEESVAMSAMYAANHMKGVAAIVTLSSTGRTPLLMSRISSGLPIFALSRNQETLNLCALYRGVTPIYHGEESRTEAGAKAALQSLKEKGYLSTGDLVLVTQGGQGATQTNVCRTLIVE